TACATGGCTAAGGAATATGTAAAGACCTAAATAGTGTTAATAGAAAAGTGTATGAGTTAGTACCAAGATATGTATACTGTTCCAAATTCATCTATGGAGTCACAAGAATGCATTGACAATCTCCATAGTTAGCTTTACATGGTTGTTAAGGTTTTGCAAAGCATTAGCTTGTAGCACACATCAACCAGAAACAATTTTATCAATTATATGTTTTTTTATACATTATTTGACTTAAATCTATTGCATCTAccagagaaatcaagtttctcttcagctcaggtatgtacctcacatctcttaacactctttccatcccatcatgcattagaagtctcacagtcccaataccctgtattttacatgacttattgtttcctaagataacatgacctccttctaagcatgtaaaggactcaaaccagtttttcaatggacacatgtggaaggtACATCCTGAGTCTAGTATCCATTCTTTTCCCGAATCTCTATTCGAGACATTTAACACTtccgcactatcatacccatctaaaactacagctgccttaccctttgattcagaggtggtgaCATTTACACCATTTTTCCTCTCAGGGCAGTCCCTCctaaaatgtccttccttgtgacatgTAAAACATTTTAGTGCCTTactcttagactttgatctagacctcttgtcttttcctttcttgttcctcttttcagacctacctctcacatttaacccttcccctgaccctgatttagacttaaacttagtgtgcaattccctagagtgcaaaacggcttgcacatcttctaaagtcagcctctctctcccatacatcatagtttctttaatatggtcatatgtggaatcaagagaactcaataaaagaattgtctggtcttcttcatctatactaatatcaatattagcaagatccaaaagaattttattaaattcatctaaatgtcgatgttccaggggtcattctaaaggtgtagagtctagtcttcttatggagtctatttgctagagattttgtcatgtacaaactctCTAGTTTTGACCACACTCCAGCTGCAGTATCCTCATcggcaacttccctaagcactttgtctcctaaggacaagataatggcactatgtgccttttgaaGAATTTCGGGCTTCATTTTTTCGGTGGAGGGAAAATCttgtttcccctcttgtgaagtggttgctcccttcttttctccaagaagagcctcctcaagcccctgcTGTACCAAGATGGCACGTATCTTAATCCTCCACAAACCAAAGTCATTCTTtccggtgaatttttctatttcaaacctagcggtccccatcacatagccaggctctgataccacttgttgcgTGTAATTTCAGCtcattgctaattctatttttaggttttaattaattccaaactAGCCACAATAACACCTAAacataaacctgtttattttgatgCGTGTATGTATGCTAAGTCTGATCAAGAAAACATATGTGTTCACCAAACAATATTCAGCAAAACATAAATATGCCAATCACACagtcacaatccacaagaacgcatttacgtggttcggcccaaaaaattggcctacatccacggcagaaatTCACCTCTAAGATACTATATTAAATCTGGTGGGAATAAATACATACACAGATTTACCCCTTCTTGGCTTTCCAATTTCTTTtagaaatcagcccaagaataatccaagaaatcccTTCTTCGCTcctgcgaagaaccctagatTTCTCCTTATATTCCTTCCTAAATTTCCCTACAAGAAATTCCTCCCAAGAAACTAGATCTGTGCATTACCTCCTTTACCTGCGCGCGAACCTCCGCCGAAGGTTGGAGATTCCCCAACGCTGAACGCCCACTGCcgtcagaatctacatatccttttaaccctatttcacaatgcatatcctttttaccaaatattaatccttgctattttgttccagacaagtattgaaaattttgtttcaaagcatgccaatgtggttttccaggtttgctcataaatctactcacttgacttacagtataagatagatcaggtctagaacataccatagcatacattacactaccaaccatactagcataaggtattctattcataaacagtgactcattttcagtttcaggagACTGTTTGTTAGACAACTTAACATGTTGTGCAAtaggaatagaagtagatttaacatgactcattccaaatctttttaacacttttgaaatataagacttttgggACAAAtagagaagctttttattcctttctctagttatttccataccaattattcttttaacaggtcctaagtctttcatttcaaatttagatttgagcatgcacttaacttgatttaacatatccatgtcttgacaagcaaccaacatgtcatcaacatataatagcaaatatatatgacatttatcagatggtttaaaataaacacaaccatcataattgcttctatagaaatcattttgaagcatgtaagaatcaaattgtttataccattgtctaggtgattgtttcaacccatataaagatttctttaataaacatacattaTTTTTATTCACTTCCGTATCAAAGCCCtcaggaggttgcatataaattatttcttccaaagtaccatgcaagaaagcagttttaacatcaagttgttccaaatgcaagtcatgtatagcaacaaaggataatagaattctaatagaactatgcctcacaataggggaaaatatttcattatagtctaccccttccctttgagtaaatcccttagccactaacctagctttatacctaggtggttcaactccagggattccctctttcctcttaaaaatccacttggatcctatgagtttttgtttttctagtctaggtaccatcacccatgtctcattcttgtttagagactccatttcttcttacATTGCAAGAATCtatttttcagcctctttactatccatggcctctctaaaagtcctaggctccacctTACTTTCTGTTTCATCAACAGAAAGAGCAAACgctgtcatatcagcttccccatacctttgaggaggtctaatgaccctcctctccctatcccatGCTAGAAGGTAAGTTTTACTTAATTCGGAGGTTTCCGtttctgagttttgctcctcaaaaactgcagcatctgtttctaaatggctatgtgaagtggagggttgctccacctcaagctgcgAGTCACTGGTATCAGGGTGCCTAACactttcatctgaattttctggTTTTCCCCCCATAGtaatttcattaaaaactacatccctgctaataatacatttttgttttccaggttcaacaacccagagcttatagcctttaaccccctctggATATCAAacaaaaatacatttaatagccctaggctctaatttatcagttctaatgtgggcataggctacgcacccaaaaacttttaaaccctgataatCAACAGACTTACCCGACcaaatttcttgaggggttttataATGTAAGGCTATGGAAagacacctattaataaggtatacagcagtggtcacagcctctgcccaaaaggtcttggACAGACCTATAGTGactaacatgcatcttaccctttccaaaatagtcctattcatccttttagctaatccattctgttggggagtatccctaatagtcctatgtctagctatgccctcagctttacaaaattcataaaattcatTCGACAAGTACTCTAATCCATTGtctgttctcagtgttttaacttttctgccaacttgattttctactaaggttttccattctttaaacttttcaaaagtatcacttttatgttttagaatataaacccatactttcctagaaaagttaTCTACaattgacagaaaatacctagaaccaccataAGAACTAACCGTAGCAGAcccccacaagtctgaatgtatgtaatcaagagtctgtttcgtagtgtgagtggacttcttaaaactaaccctagtagacttttCCAAgacactcctcacagaatgacaattcctcaagtttcctatctccaagAAGCCCCTATTTCTCTAGCTCCTTTAGGCCCagttggctaacatgtcctaacctcctatgctacaaggaaacctgattttctaccctgtgattgataggtgaagcttcaccaatcactgtctttcctaccaaggtgtacaacccattctttagcacccctttcatcactaccagtgaacctttacaaactcttaggctacctccttcagacttgaatgtgtaccctgtcttatctaagctaccaagagaaatcaagtttctcttcagctcaggtatgtacctcacatctcttaacactctttccatcccatcatgcattagaagtctcacagtcccaataccctgtattttacatgacttattgtttcctaagataacatgacctccttctaagcatgtaaaggactcaaaccagtttttcatTGGACAATTGTGGAAGGTACATCCTGAGTCTAGTATCCATTCTTTTCCCGAATCTCTATCCGAGACATTTAACACTtccgcactatcatacccatctaaaactacagctgccttaccctttgattcagaggtggtgacatttgcaccatttttcctctcagggcagtccctcctaaaatgtccttccttgtgacatgTAAAACATTTTAGTGCCTTactcttagactttgatctagacctcttgtcttttcctttcttgttcctcttttcagacctacctctcacatttaacccttcccctgaccctgatttagactcaaacttagagtgcaattccctagagtgcaaaacggcttgcacatcttctaaagtcagcctctctctcccatacatcatagtttctttaatatggtcatatgtggaatcaagagaactcaataaaagaatttcctggtcttcttcatctatactaatatcaatattagcaagatccaaaagaattttattaaattcatctaaatgttcatcaatcgatgttccaggggtcattctaaaggtgtagagtctagtcttcttatggagtctatttgctagggattttgtcatgtacaaactctctagttttgaccacactccagctgccgtatcctcattggcaacttcctaagcactttgtctcctaaggacaagataatggcactatgtgccttttgaaGAATTTCTGGCTTCATTTTTTCGGTGGAGGGAAAATCttgtttcccctcttgtgaagtggttgctcccttcttttctccaagaagagcctcctcaagcccctgctgtaccaagatggcacgcatcttaatcctccacAAACCAAAGTCATTCTTtccggtgaatttttctatttcaaacctagcggtccccatcacatagccaggctctgataccacttgttgtgtgtaatttcagctcattgctaattctattttcagattttaattaattccaaaccagccacaataacacctaaacataaacctgtttattttgatgCGTGTATGTGTGCTAAGTCTGATCAAGAAAACATATGTGTTCACCAAACAATATTCAGCAAAGCATAAATATGTCAATCACACagtcacaatccacaagaacgcatttacgtggttcggcccaaaaaattggcctacatccacagCAGAAACTCACCTCTGAGATACTATATTAAATATAGTGggaataaatatacatacacagattTACCCCTTCTTggctttctaattttttttagaaatcagcccaagaataatccaagaaatcccTTCTTCGCTCCTGCGAAGAACCCTTTCTCCTTATATTCCTTCCTAAATTTCCCTACAAGAAATTCCTCCCAAGAAACTAGATCTGTGCATTACCTCCTTTACCTGCTCGCGAACCTCCGCCGAAGGTTGGAGATTCCCCAACGCTGAACGCCCACTGTCGTCTCCCTCTCTCGTGCAGCCCTTGCTCTCCCGCTACAGCTAAAAGGACTCTCGCTgctatgaagaagaagaagaccctCGCGACTGTGGCTGAACACAGCTCTCTCTTGGATGGAGGTTGCAGGTCTCAGTTCTGCAAGAAGTCTCGCGGCTGGGGTGAAGCTGAGGTCTCTCGCAGCTAGCCCTCCCTAAAGCTGCAAAACAGAAAATTAAAGCTGCCTCTTTCCGGCCCCTCctgtattttattatatttacaaTAGTAAAAGGCAATTACATCCATGCCcccataaataataaaaaacacaGCAGTAGCCGTTGGATCTAAAACGAAATGGACGGCCTGGATTTGTTTCAAGCCTTGACATTCCAACAGATATGGAGggaatgttaattaattaattaattaatgcaaATTAATTAATTGAGAGAGCTAATTAATTAAGGAGAGGCAAGTCTAGTACGCATGTATAAAATGGATTAATGTGAATTATAATCATAAATGTTGTCGAAAtaaattcctctccctctctctctctctctctctctctctctctctctctctctctctctctctctctctctctctccatgtgtatatatatatatagttgaacCTGTCGGCTTGATCAGTATCAGCATGACAAGGAAGAAGGTGAAGTTGGCATACATCACCAACGACTCGGCCAGGAAGGTGACCttcaagaagaggaagaaggggCTGATGAAGAAGGTGAGCGAGCTGAGCACCCTGTGCGGGATCGACGCCTGCGCCATCATATACAGCCCCTACGACTCCCGGCCGGAGGTCTGGCCCTCCCCCGCCGGCGCCCACCGCCTCCTCTCCAAGTTCCGCAAGATGCCGGAGATGGAGCagagcaagaagatggtgaaccAGGAGAGCTTCCTTCGCCAGCGCATCTCCAAGGCCCGCGACCAGCTCAAGAAACAGCTCAAGGAGAACCGCGAAAAGGAAGTCGCCAACCTCATGTACCGCGCTCTCGCCGGCGAAGCCTCTCTCCACGCCCTCTCCCTTCCCGACCTCCACGACCTCGGCTGGCTCCTCGAACATTACCTCAAGGACATCCACCGCCGCATGGACTCTTTTGGTTTGGCCGGCGGTAGAGGTAGCAGCGGCGGGAGTACTGGTGGTGCTGGAGAGAGTAACCATCAGCACCACCTGCAGGAGGCTTCGGCCGCGGGGCTGGAGGTTGGGAATGTGGGGTGGGAGGCGATGCAGAGTCACCGGTGGCTAATGGAGCTGCTCAACTCATCTAACGTGAACGTGGATCAGGGTATAAACAATGCAGGAGGGTTTGGAGGAGGCGGCGGCTCGGCGGCGACCGGAGGAGCAGGGGAGGATATGAATATGATGCTGCCGTTGATTGAAGCATCatattattttgaataatattatttaatttattcttatatatatatatatatatattgtacgtGCATTTGAGTAAAAATGTCTCATCCTTCAAGTAATAAATTATAAGACACAAAACAATCGCTAGTAAAATTGGTATTATTGTCAAAAAATgtgaaaagaaaaactaaaaacaaaaatcaaaagctagaagaaattaaaaatgttggttaatatttataaaattaaaaacttaGTATAAAAGACTAATTTTAATCTTCaagtaaaataatattataaaaactgTAGAATTTGAGATCATCATTTCTTTTGTTATTATTGGTCACAAGCCACAAGATTCGTATAAATATCAATACTATTAgtctttttaaattttgaaatgttaattaatttttactaGGCAAATTTTATTCAATGACTTACAATATTGTGCAAGCTAGTGAGTATTaatattaaagaaataaaaaattaatttaaacaagttattaaaatagaaaaaaaattaatagtacGGAAATAAACAAAAGCATATTATACAAAGTAACACCGATCTGCCAAAATATTGTATCATAAGTACCATGACATAAATCTATTGTTCTAAGGATCATATGACAATAATCGCacactaatttttaattttggatatttatgGCTATTGCAAGTATAAACTATTGGGATGCACGACACTTTCTCCCTAATTGTGGGCTTATTTTGGTATATAAAACAAGAATTCTATGTTCCAATGCTCAATTACTGCTATTTAATTGcacaaaaaatttaaagaatttattaatttttaaagaattggTACTTACATATGCT
The Malania oleifera isolate guangnan ecotype guangnan chromosome 13, ASM2987363v1, whole genome shotgun sequence DNA segment above includes these coding regions:
- the LOC131145882 gene encoding agamous-like MADS-box protein AGL80 produces the protein MTRKKVKLAYITNDSARKVTFKKRKKGLMKKVSELSTLCGIDACAIIYSPYDSRPEVWPSPAGAHRLLSKFRKMPEMEQSKKMVNQESFLRQRISKARDQLKKQLKENREKEVANLMYRALAGEASLHALSLPDLHDLGWLLEHYLKDIHRRMDSFGLAGGRGSSGGSTGGAGESNHQHHLQEASAAGLEVGNVGWEAMQSHRWLMELLNSSNVNVDQGINNAGGFGGGGGSAATGGAGEDMNMMLPLIEASYYFE